From the Apus apus isolate bApuApu2 chromosome 4, bApuApu2.pri.cur, whole genome shotgun sequence genome, one window contains:
- the EXOC1 gene encoding exocyst complex component 1 isoform X1, which produces MTAIKHALQRDIFTPNDERLLSIVNVCKAGKKKRNCFLCATVTTERPVQVNVVKVKKSDKGDFYKRQTAWALRDLAVVDAKDAVKENPEFDLHFDKVYKWVASSTVEKNTFISCIWKLNQRYLRKKIDFINVSSQLLEELPKVAEESVPSGENQSVAGGDEEAVDEYQELNAREEQDIEIMMEGCECAISNAEAFAEKLSRELQVLDGANIQSIMASEKQVNILMKLLDEALKEVDQIELKLSSYEEMLQSVKEQMDQISESNHLIHLSNTNNVKLLSEIEFLVNHMDLAKGHIKALQEGDLTSSRGIEACTNAADALLQCMNVALRPGHDMLHAVKQQQQRFSDLREQFARRLASHLNSVFVQQSSQTLLHLYSRSHSISVPGHDQSSTLAQHSVELTLPNHHPFHRDLLRYAKLMEWLKNTDYGKYEGLTKNYMDYLSRLYEREIKDFFEVAKIKMTGTTREGKKFATLPRKESAVKQETESLHGSSGKLTGSTSSLNKLSVQSSGNRRSQSSSLLDMGNMSASDLDVADRTKFDKIFEQVLSELEPLCLAEQDFISKFFKLQQHQSISGSATNEAEEMDAGALSRSYTSGVPQTVSSEKDMIRQMMTKIFRCIEPELNNLIALGDKIDSFNSLYMLVKMSHHVWTAQNVDPASFLSTTLGNVLVTVKRNFDKCISNQMKQMDEVKISKKSKVGILPFVAEFEEFAALAESIFKNAERRGDLDKAYIKLIRAVFVSVEKVANESQKTPRDVVMMENFHHIFATLSRLKISCLEAEKKEAKQKYTDHLQSYVIYSLGQPLEKLNHFFEGVEARVAQGIREEEVSYQLAFNKQELRKVIKEYPGKEVKKGLDNLYKKVDKHLCEEENLLQVVWHSMQDEFIRQYKHFEGLIARCYPGSGITMEFTIQDILDYCSSIAQSH; this is translated from the exons atGACTGCAATCAAGCATGCTTTACAGAGGGATATTTTCACTCCCAATGATGAACGTTTGTTGAGCATTGTCAACGTATGCAAAGCAggcaaaaagaagagaaactgctttttgtGTGCCACAG TGACAACGGAACGACCTGTGCAAGTAAATGTggtaaaagtgaaaaaatctGACAAGGGAGATTTCTACAAAAGGCAGACTGCATGGGCACTTCGGGATCTTGCTGTTGTTGATGCCAAAGATGCTGTTAAA GAGAATCCTGAATTTGACTTGCATTTTGACAAAGTGTACAAATGGGTTGCAAGCAGCACAGTGGAAAAGAACACCTTCATTTCATGTATCTGGAAACTCAATCAGAGATATCTTAGAAAGAAAATCGACTTCATTAATGTTAGTTCACAGCTTTTGGAAG AACTGCCTAAAGTTGCAGAAG AATCTGTTCCAAGTGGAGAGAACCAAAGTGTAGCAGGAGGTGATGAAGAGGCTGTGGATGAATACCAGGAGTTAAATGCAAGAGAGGAACAGGATATTGAAATAATGATGGAAGGGTGTGAATGTGCTATTTCTAATGCTGAAGCCTTTGCAGAGAAGTTGTCGCGAGAGCTACAAGTACTAGATGGG GCAAATATCCAGTCAATTATGGCCTCAGAGAAACAGGTGAATATCTTGATGAAGTTGCTGGATGAAGCTCTAAAGGAAGTTGACCAAATTGAGCTAAAGCTGAGCAGTTATGAAGAAATGCTTCAGAGTGTAAAAGAGCAAATGGACCAAATATCAGAAAGTAACCACCTAATTCATCTCAGCAACACGAATAATGTGAAGCTGCTATCAGAGATAGAGTTCTTAGTG AATCACATGGATTTGGCTAAAGGTCATATAAAAGCCCTTCAGGAGGGAGACCTGACATCTTCTCGAGGCATTGAGGCCTGCACTAATGCAGCAGATGCCCTTCTGCAGTGCATGAATGTAGCTCTTCGTCCAG gACATGACATGCTTCATGCAGtgaaacagcaacagcagcgtTTTAGTGACTTGCGCGAGCAATTTGCACGGAGACTTGCCAGTCATTTGAACAGTGTGTTTGTTCAGCAg TCTTCTCAGACCCTCCTTCACCTCTATAGCAGGTCCCACTCTATTTCAGTTCCA GGTCACGATCAGAGCTCTACTCTTGCCCAGCACTCTGTTGAATTGACATTACCCAATCACCATCCATTTCACAGAGATTTACTTCGGTATGCTAAACTGATGGAGTGGCTCAAGAACACAGATTATGGAAAATATGAAGGGCTAACTAAG aattatatGGATTATTTATCACGACTAtatgaaagggaaataaaagatttCTTTGAAGTTGCCAAGATCAAGATGACAGGCACAaccagagagggaaaaaagtttG CTACACTGCCTCGAAAAGAAAGTGCTGTCAAACAGGAAACTGAGA GTCTTCATGGAAGTTCCGGAAAACTGACCGGTTCTACTTCTAGCCTAAACAAACTCTCTGTTCAGAGTTCGGGAAACCGTAGGTCTCAGTCATCCTCACTGTTGGATATGGGAAACATGTCTGCCTCTGACCTTGATGTGGCTGATAGAACAAAATTTGATAAG ATTTTCGAGCAAGTATTAAGTGAACTTGAGCCTCTGTGTCTGGCAGAACAGGACTTCATTAGTAAATTTTTCAAGCTACAGCAACATCAGAGCATCTCAGGATCAGCAACG AATGAGGCGGAGGAAATGGATGCAGGAGCTTTATCTCGTTCATATACCTCTGGTGTTCCACAAACAGTGTCATCTGA gaAGGACATGATTCGACAAATGATGACAAAAATATTTCGTTGCATTGAACCTGAGCTGAATAATCTCATAGCGCTGGGGGACAAGATTGATAGCTTTAATTCACTTTATATGTTAGTTAAGATGAGTCATCATGTGTGGACAGCACAAAATGTGGACCCAGCTTCCTTTCTCAGCACTACCCTTGGAAATGTTCTGGTGACTGTCAAAAGGAACTTTGATAAATGCATT agTAATCAAATGAAGCAGATGGATGAAGTAAAAATCTCAAAGAAGAGTAAAGTTGGGATCCTTCCATTTGTTGCTGAATTTGAAGAGTTTGCAGCCCTTGCTGAATCAATTTTCAAAAATGCAGAACGACGAGGAGATCTAGATAAAGCCTACATAAAACTTATTAGAGCTGTTTTTGTCAGTG ttgagAAAGTAGCTAATGAAAGCCAGAAAACACCCAGAGATGTGGTCATGATGGAGAATTTCCATCATATTTTTGCAACACTTTCTCGCTTGAAAATTTCTTGTCTTgaagctgagaaaaaagaaGCCAAACAGAAATACACTGATCATCTTCAGTCTTATGTAATCTACTCACTCGGACAGcctcttgaaaaattaaat CATTTTTTTGAAGGTGTTGAAGCTCGTGTGGCACAAGGTATACGAGAGGAGGAAGTAAGCTATCAGCTGGCTTTTAATAAACAAGAGCTTCGTAAAGTGATAAAGGAATATCCTGGCAAGGAAGTGAAGAAGGGCTTGGATAATCTCTACAAGAAGGTCGATAAACATCTctgtgaagaagaaaacttACTTCAG GTTGTGTGGCATTCCATGCAAGATGAGTTTATACGACAGTACAAGCACTTTGAAGGGCTGATAGCTCGCTGCTATCCTGGATCAGGAATTACTATGGAATTCACTATACAGGATATATTAGACTACTGCTCCAGTATTGCACAGTCTCATTAA
- the EXOC1 gene encoding exocyst complex component 1 isoform X2 yields the protein MTAIKHALQRDIFTPNDERLLSIVNVCKAGKKKRNCFLCATVTTERPVQVNVVKVKKSDKGDFYKRQTAWALRDLAVVDAKDAVKENPEFDLHFDKVYKWVASSTVEKNTFISCIWKLNQRYLRKKIDFINVSSQLLEESVPSGENQSVAGGDEEAVDEYQELNAREEQDIEIMMEGCECAISNAEAFAEKLSRELQVLDGANIQSIMASEKQVNILMKLLDEALKEVDQIELKLSSYEEMLQSVKEQMDQISESNHLIHLSNTNNVKLLSEIEFLVNHMDLAKGHIKALQEGDLTSSRGIEACTNAADALLQCMNVALRPGHDMLHAVKQQQQRFSDLREQFARRLASHLNSVFVQQSSQTLLHLYSRSHSISVPGHDQSSTLAQHSVELTLPNHHPFHRDLLRYAKLMEWLKNTDYGKYEGLTKNYMDYLSRLYEREIKDFFEVAKIKMTGTTREGKKFATLPRKESAVKQETESLHGSSGKLTGSTSSLNKLSVQSSGNRRSQSSSLLDMGNMSASDLDVADRTKFDKIFEQVLSELEPLCLAEQDFISKFFKLQQHQSISGSATNEAEEMDAGALSRSYTSGVPQTVSSEKDMIRQMMTKIFRCIEPELNNLIALGDKIDSFNSLYMLVKMSHHVWTAQNVDPASFLSTTLGNVLVTVKRNFDKCISNQMKQMDEVKISKKSKVGILPFVAEFEEFAALAESIFKNAERRGDLDKAYIKLIRAVFVSVEKVANESQKTPRDVVMMENFHHIFATLSRLKISCLEAEKKEAKQKYTDHLQSYVIYSLGQPLEKLNHFFEGVEARVAQGIREEEVSYQLAFNKQELRKVIKEYPGKEVKKGLDNLYKKVDKHLCEEENLLQVVWHSMQDEFIRQYKHFEGLIARCYPGSGITMEFTIQDILDYCSSIAQSH from the exons atGACTGCAATCAAGCATGCTTTACAGAGGGATATTTTCACTCCCAATGATGAACGTTTGTTGAGCATTGTCAACGTATGCAAAGCAggcaaaaagaagagaaactgctttttgtGTGCCACAG TGACAACGGAACGACCTGTGCAAGTAAATGTggtaaaagtgaaaaaatctGACAAGGGAGATTTCTACAAAAGGCAGACTGCATGGGCACTTCGGGATCTTGCTGTTGTTGATGCCAAAGATGCTGTTAAA GAGAATCCTGAATTTGACTTGCATTTTGACAAAGTGTACAAATGGGTTGCAAGCAGCACAGTGGAAAAGAACACCTTCATTTCATGTATCTGGAAACTCAATCAGAGATATCTTAGAAAGAAAATCGACTTCATTAATGTTAGTTCACAGCTTTTGGAAG AATCTGTTCCAAGTGGAGAGAACCAAAGTGTAGCAGGAGGTGATGAAGAGGCTGTGGATGAATACCAGGAGTTAAATGCAAGAGAGGAACAGGATATTGAAATAATGATGGAAGGGTGTGAATGTGCTATTTCTAATGCTGAAGCCTTTGCAGAGAAGTTGTCGCGAGAGCTACAAGTACTAGATGGG GCAAATATCCAGTCAATTATGGCCTCAGAGAAACAGGTGAATATCTTGATGAAGTTGCTGGATGAAGCTCTAAAGGAAGTTGACCAAATTGAGCTAAAGCTGAGCAGTTATGAAGAAATGCTTCAGAGTGTAAAAGAGCAAATGGACCAAATATCAGAAAGTAACCACCTAATTCATCTCAGCAACACGAATAATGTGAAGCTGCTATCAGAGATAGAGTTCTTAGTG AATCACATGGATTTGGCTAAAGGTCATATAAAAGCCCTTCAGGAGGGAGACCTGACATCTTCTCGAGGCATTGAGGCCTGCACTAATGCAGCAGATGCCCTTCTGCAGTGCATGAATGTAGCTCTTCGTCCAG gACATGACATGCTTCATGCAGtgaaacagcaacagcagcgtTTTAGTGACTTGCGCGAGCAATTTGCACGGAGACTTGCCAGTCATTTGAACAGTGTGTTTGTTCAGCAg TCTTCTCAGACCCTCCTTCACCTCTATAGCAGGTCCCACTCTATTTCAGTTCCA GGTCACGATCAGAGCTCTACTCTTGCCCAGCACTCTGTTGAATTGACATTACCCAATCACCATCCATTTCACAGAGATTTACTTCGGTATGCTAAACTGATGGAGTGGCTCAAGAACACAGATTATGGAAAATATGAAGGGCTAACTAAG aattatatGGATTATTTATCACGACTAtatgaaagggaaataaaagatttCTTTGAAGTTGCCAAGATCAAGATGACAGGCACAaccagagagggaaaaaagtttG CTACACTGCCTCGAAAAGAAAGTGCTGTCAAACAGGAAACTGAGA GTCTTCATGGAAGTTCCGGAAAACTGACCGGTTCTACTTCTAGCCTAAACAAACTCTCTGTTCAGAGTTCGGGAAACCGTAGGTCTCAGTCATCCTCACTGTTGGATATGGGAAACATGTCTGCCTCTGACCTTGATGTGGCTGATAGAACAAAATTTGATAAG ATTTTCGAGCAAGTATTAAGTGAACTTGAGCCTCTGTGTCTGGCAGAACAGGACTTCATTAGTAAATTTTTCAAGCTACAGCAACATCAGAGCATCTCAGGATCAGCAACG AATGAGGCGGAGGAAATGGATGCAGGAGCTTTATCTCGTTCATATACCTCTGGTGTTCCACAAACAGTGTCATCTGA gaAGGACATGATTCGACAAATGATGACAAAAATATTTCGTTGCATTGAACCTGAGCTGAATAATCTCATAGCGCTGGGGGACAAGATTGATAGCTTTAATTCACTTTATATGTTAGTTAAGATGAGTCATCATGTGTGGACAGCACAAAATGTGGACCCAGCTTCCTTTCTCAGCACTACCCTTGGAAATGTTCTGGTGACTGTCAAAAGGAACTTTGATAAATGCATT agTAATCAAATGAAGCAGATGGATGAAGTAAAAATCTCAAAGAAGAGTAAAGTTGGGATCCTTCCATTTGTTGCTGAATTTGAAGAGTTTGCAGCCCTTGCTGAATCAATTTTCAAAAATGCAGAACGACGAGGAGATCTAGATAAAGCCTACATAAAACTTATTAGAGCTGTTTTTGTCAGTG ttgagAAAGTAGCTAATGAAAGCCAGAAAACACCCAGAGATGTGGTCATGATGGAGAATTTCCATCATATTTTTGCAACACTTTCTCGCTTGAAAATTTCTTGTCTTgaagctgagaaaaaagaaGCCAAACAGAAATACACTGATCATCTTCAGTCTTATGTAATCTACTCACTCGGACAGcctcttgaaaaattaaat CATTTTTTTGAAGGTGTTGAAGCTCGTGTGGCACAAGGTATACGAGAGGAGGAAGTAAGCTATCAGCTGGCTTTTAATAAACAAGAGCTTCGTAAAGTGATAAAGGAATATCCTGGCAAGGAAGTGAAGAAGGGCTTGGATAATCTCTACAAGAAGGTCGATAAACATCTctgtgaagaagaaaacttACTTCAG GTTGTGTGGCATTCCATGCAAGATGAGTTTATACGACAGTACAAGCACTTTGAAGGGCTGATAGCTCGCTGCTATCCTGGATCAGGAATTACTATGGAATTCACTATACAGGATATATTAGACTACTGCTCCAGTATTGCACAGTCTCATTAA
- the EXOC1 gene encoding exocyst complex component 1 isoform X3 → MTAIKHALQRDIFTPNDERLLSIVNVCKAGKKKRNCFLCATVTTERPVQVNVVKVKKSDKGDFYKRQTAWALRDLAVVDAKDAVKENPEFDLHFDKVYKWVASSTVEKNTFISCIWKLNQRYLRKKIDFINVSSQLLEELPKVAEESVPSGENQSVAGGDEEAVDEYQELNAREEQDIEIMMEGCECAISNAEAFAEKLSRELQVLDGANIQSIMASEKQVNILMKLLDEALKEVDQIELKLSSYEEMLQSVKEQMDQISESNHLIHLSNTNNVKLLSEIEFLVNHMDLAKGHIKALQEGDLTSSRGIEACTNAADALLQCMNVALRPGHDMLHAVKQQQQRFSDLREQFARRLASHLNSVFVQQSSQTLLHLYSRSHSISVPGHDQSSTLAQHSVELTLPNHHPFHRDLLRYAKLMEWLKNTDYGKYEGLTKNYMDYLSRLYEREIKDFFEVAKIKMTGTTREGKKFGLHGSSGKLTGSTSSLNKLSVQSSGNRRSQSSSLLDMGNMSASDLDVADRTKFDKIFEQVLSELEPLCLAEQDFISKFFKLQQHQSISGSATNEAEEMDAGALSRSYTSGVPQTVSSEKDMIRQMMTKIFRCIEPELNNLIALGDKIDSFNSLYMLVKMSHHVWTAQNVDPASFLSTTLGNVLVTVKRNFDKCISNQMKQMDEVKISKKSKVGILPFVAEFEEFAALAESIFKNAERRGDLDKAYIKLIRAVFVSVEKVANESQKTPRDVVMMENFHHIFATLSRLKISCLEAEKKEAKQKYTDHLQSYVIYSLGQPLEKLNHFFEGVEARVAQGIREEEVSYQLAFNKQELRKVIKEYPGKEVKKGLDNLYKKVDKHLCEEENLLQVVWHSMQDEFIRQYKHFEGLIARCYPGSGITMEFTIQDILDYCSSIAQSH, encoded by the exons atGACTGCAATCAAGCATGCTTTACAGAGGGATATTTTCACTCCCAATGATGAACGTTTGTTGAGCATTGTCAACGTATGCAAAGCAggcaaaaagaagagaaactgctttttgtGTGCCACAG TGACAACGGAACGACCTGTGCAAGTAAATGTggtaaaagtgaaaaaatctGACAAGGGAGATTTCTACAAAAGGCAGACTGCATGGGCACTTCGGGATCTTGCTGTTGTTGATGCCAAAGATGCTGTTAAA GAGAATCCTGAATTTGACTTGCATTTTGACAAAGTGTACAAATGGGTTGCAAGCAGCACAGTGGAAAAGAACACCTTCATTTCATGTATCTGGAAACTCAATCAGAGATATCTTAGAAAGAAAATCGACTTCATTAATGTTAGTTCACAGCTTTTGGAAG AACTGCCTAAAGTTGCAGAAG AATCTGTTCCAAGTGGAGAGAACCAAAGTGTAGCAGGAGGTGATGAAGAGGCTGTGGATGAATACCAGGAGTTAAATGCAAGAGAGGAACAGGATATTGAAATAATGATGGAAGGGTGTGAATGTGCTATTTCTAATGCTGAAGCCTTTGCAGAGAAGTTGTCGCGAGAGCTACAAGTACTAGATGGG GCAAATATCCAGTCAATTATGGCCTCAGAGAAACAGGTGAATATCTTGATGAAGTTGCTGGATGAAGCTCTAAAGGAAGTTGACCAAATTGAGCTAAAGCTGAGCAGTTATGAAGAAATGCTTCAGAGTGTAAAAGAGCAAATGGACCAAATATCAGAAAGTAACCACCTAATTCATCTCAGCAACACGAATAATGTGAAGCTGCTATCAGAGATAGAGTTCTTAGTG AATCACATGGATTTGGCTAAAGGTCATATAAAAGCCCTTCAGGAGGGAGACCTGACATCTTCTCGAGGCATTGAGGCCTGCACTAATGCAGCAGATGCCCTTCTGCAGTGCATGAATGTAGCTCTTCGTCCAG gACATGACATGCTTCATGCAGtgaaacagcaacagcagcgtTTTAGTGACTTGCGCGAGCAATTTGCACGGAGACTTGCCAGTCATTTGAACAGTGTGTTTGTTCAGCAg TCTTCTCAGACCCTCCTTCACCTCTATAGCAGGTCCCACTCTATTTCAGTTCCA GGTCACGATCAGAGCTCTACTCTTGCCCAGCACTCTGTTGAATTGACATTACCCAATCACCATCCATTTCACAGAGATTTACTTCGGTATGCTAAACTGATGGAGTGGCTCAAGAACACAGATTATGGAAAATATGAAGGGCTAACTAAG aattatatGGATTATTTATCACGACTAtatgaaagggaaataaaagatttCTTTGAAGTTGCCAAGATCAAGATGACAGGCACAaccagagagggaaaaaagtttG GTCTTCATGGAAGTTCCGGAAAACTGACCGGTTCTACTTCTAGCCTAAACAAACTCTCTGTTCAGAGTTCGGGAAACCGTAGGTCTCAGTCATCCTCACTGTTGGATATGGGAAACATGTCTGCCTCTGACCTTGATGTGGCTGATAGAACAAAATTTGATAAG ATTTTCGAGCAAGTATTAAGTGAACTTGAGCCTCTGTGTCTGGCAGAACAGGACTTCATTAGTAAATTTTTCAAGCTACAGCAACATCAGAGCATCTCAGGATCAGCAACG AATGAGGCGGAGGAAATGGATGCAGGAGCTTTATCTCGTTCATATACCTCTGGTGTTCCACAAACAGTGTCATCTGA gaAGGACATGATTCGACAAATGATGACAAAAATATTTCGTTGCATTGAACCTGAGCTGAATAATCTCATAGCGCTGGGGGACAAGATTGATAGCTTTAATTCACTTTATATGTTAGTTAAGATGAGTCATCATGTGTGGACAGCACAAAATGTGGACCCAGCTTCCTTTCTCAGCACTACCCTTGGAAATGTTCTGGTGACTGTCAAAAGGAACTTTGATAAATGCATT agTAATCAAATGAAGCAGATGGATGAAGTAAAAATCTCAAAGAAGAGTAAAGTTGGGATCCTTCCATTTGTTGCTGAATTTGAAGAGTTTGCAGCCCTTGCTGAATCAATTTTCAAAAATGCAGAACGACGAGGAGATCTAGATAAAGCCTACATAAAACTTATTAGAGCTGTTTTTGTCAGTG ttgagAAAGTAGCTAATGAAAGCCAGAAAACACCCAGAGATGTGGTCATGATGGAGAATTTCCATCATATTTTTGCAACACTTTCTCGCTTGAAAATTTCTTGTCTTgaagctgagaaaaaagaaGCCAAACAGAAATACACTGATCATCTTCAGTCTTATGTAATCTACTCACTCGGACAGcctcttgaaaaattaaat CATTTTTTTGAAGGTGTTGAAGCTCGTGTGGCACAAGGTATACGAGAGGAGGAAGTAAGCTATCAGCTGGCTTTTAATAAACAAGAGCTTCGTAAAGTGATAAAGGAATATCCTGGCAAGGAAGTGAAGAAGGGCTTGGATAATCTCTACAAGAAGGTCGATAAACATCTctgtgaagaagaaaacttACTTCAG GTTGTGTGGCATTCCATGCAAGATGAGTTTATACGACAGTACAAGCACTTTGAAGGGCTGATAGCTCGCTGCTATCCTGGATCAGGAATTACTATGGAATTCACTATACAGGATATATTAGACTACTGCTCCAGTATTGCACAGTCTCATTAA
- the EXOC1 gene encoding exocyst complex component 1 isoform X7 yields the protein MTAIKHALQRDIFTPNDERLLSIVNVCKAGKKKRNCFLCATVTTERPVQVNVVKVKKSDKGDFYKRQTAWALRDLAVVDAKDAVKENPEFDLHFDKVYKWVASSTVEKNTFISCIWKLNQRYLRKKIDFINVSSQLLEESVPSGENQSVAGGDEEAVDEYQELNAREEQDIEIMMEGCECAISNAEAFAEKLSRELQVLDGANIQSIMASEKQVNILMKLLDEALKEVDQIELKLSSYEEMLQSVKEQMDQISESNHLIHLSNTNNVKLLSEIEFLVNHMDLAKGHIKALQEGDLTSSRGIEACTNAADALLQCMNVALRPGHDMLHAVKQQQQRFSDLREQFARRLASHLNSVFVQQGHDQSSTLAQHSVELTLPNHHPFHRDLLRYAKLMEWLKNTDYGKYEGLTKNYMDYLSRLYEREIKDFFEVAKIKMTGTTREGKKFGLHGSSGKLTGSTSSLNKLSVQSSGNRRSQSSSLLDMGNMSASDLDVADRTKFDKIFEQVLSELEPLCLAEQDFISKFFKLQQHQSISGSATNEAEEMDAGALSRSYTSGVPQTVSSEKDMIRQMMTKIFRCIEPELNNLIALGDKIDSFNSLYMLVKMSHHVWTAQNVDPASFLSTTLGNVLVTVKRNFDKCISNQMKQMDEVKISKKSKVGILPFVAEFEEFAALAESIFKNAERRGDLDKAYIKLIRAVFVSVEKVANESQKTPRDVVMMENFHHIFATLSRLKISCLEAEKKEAKQKYTDHLQSYVIYSLGQPLEKLNHFFEGVEARVAQGIREEEVSYQLAFNKQELRKVIKEYPGKEVKKGLDNLYKKVDKHLCEEENLLQVVWHSMQDEFIRQYKHFEGLIARCYPGSGITMEFTIQDILDYCSSIAQSH from the exons atGACTGCAATCAAGCATGCTTTACAGAGGGATATTTTCACTCCCAATGATGAACGTTTGTTGAGCATTGTCAACGTATGCAAAGCAggcaaaaagaagagaaactgctttttgtGTGCCACAG TGACAACGGAACGACCTGTGCAAGTAAATGTggtaaaagtgaaaaaatctGACAAGGGAGATTTCTACAAAAGGCAGACTGCATGGGCACTTCGGGATCTTGCTGTTGTTGATGCCAAAGATGCTGTTAAA GAGAATCCTGAATTTGACTTGCATTTTGACAAAGTGTACAAATGGGTTGCAAGCAGCACAGTGGAAAAGAACACCTTCATTTCATGTATCTGGAAACTCAATCAGAGATATCTTAGAAAGAAAATCGACTTCATTAATGTTAGTTCACAGCTTTTGGAAG AATCTGTTCCAAGTGGAGAGAACCAAAGTGTAGCAGGAGGTGATGAAGAGGCTGTGGATGAATACCAGGAGTTAAATGCAAGAGAGGAACAGGATATTGAAATAATGATGGAAGGGTGTGAATGTGCTATTTCTAATGCTGAAGCCTTTGCAGAGAAGTTGTCGCGAGAGCTACAAGTACTAGATGGG GCAAATATCCAGTCAATTATGGCCTCAGAGAAACAGGTGAATATCTTGATGAAGTTGCTGGATGAAGCTCTAAAGGAAGTTGACCAAATTGAGCTAAAGCTGAGCAGTTATGAAGAAATGCTTCAGAGTGTAAAAGAGCAAATGGACCAAATATCAGAAAGTAACCACCTAATTCATCTCAGCAACACGAATAATGTGAAGCTGCTATCAGAGATAGAGTTCTTAGTG AATCACATGGATTTGGCTAAAGGTCATATAAAAGCCCTTCAGGAGGGAGACCTGACATCTTCTCGAGGCATTGAGGCCTGCACTAATGCAGCAGATGCCCTTCTGCAGTGCATGAATGTAGCTCTTCGTCCAG gACATGACATGCTTCATGCAGtgaaacagcaacagcagcgtTTTAGTGACTTGCGCGAGCAATTTGCACGGAGACTTGCCAGTCATTTGAACAGTGTGTTTGTTCAGCAg GGTCACGATCAGAGCTCTACTCTTGCCCAGCACTCTGTTGAATTGACATTACCCAATCACCATCCATTTCACAGAGATTTACTTCGGTATGCTAAACTGATGGAGTGGCTCAAGAACACAGATTATGGAAAATATGAAGGGCTAACTAAG aattatatGGATTATTTATCACGACTAtatgaaagggaaataaaagatttCTTTGAAGTTGCCAAGATCAAGATGACAGGCACAaccagagagggaaaaaagtttG GTCTTCATGGAAGTTCCGGAAAACTGACCGGTTCTACTTCTAGCCTAAACAAACTCTCTGTTCAGAGTTCGGGAAACCGTAGGTCTCAGTCATCCTCACTGTTGGATATGGGAAACATGTCTGCCTCTGACCTTGATGTGGCTGATAGAACAAAATTTGATAAG ATTTTCGAGCAAGTATTAAGTGAACTTGAGCCTCTGTGTCTGGCAGAACAGGACTTCATTAGTAAATTTTTCAAGCTACAGCAACATCAGAGCATCTCAGGATCAGCAACG AATGAGGCGGAGGAAATGGATGCAGGAGCTTTATCTCGTTCATATACCTCTGGTGTTCCACAAACAGTGTCATCTGA gaAGGACATGATTCGACAAATGATGACAAAAATATTTCGTTGCATTGAACCTGAGCTGAATAATCTCATAGCGCTGGGGGACAAGATTGATAGCTTTAATTCACTTTATATGTTAGTTAAGATGAGTCATCATGTGTGGACAGCACAAAATGTGGACCCAGCTTCCTTTCTCAGCACTACCCTTGGAAATGTTCTGGTGACTGTCAAAAGGAACTTTGATAAATGCATT agTAATCAAATGAAGCAGATGGATGAAGTAAAAATCTCAAAGAAGAGTAAAGTTGGGATCCTTCCATTTGTTGCTGAATTTGAAGAGTTTGCAGCCCTTGCTGAATCAATTTTCAAAAATGCAGAACGACGAGGAGATCTAGATAAAGCCTACATAAAACTTATTAGAGCTGTTTTTGTCAGTG ttgagAAAGTAGCTAATGAAAGCCAGAAAACACCCAGAGATGTGGTCATGATGGAGAATTTCCATCATATTTTTGCAACACTTTCTCGCTTGAAAATTTCTTGTCTTgaagctgagaaaaaagaaGCCAAACAGAAATACACTGATCATCTTCAGTCTTATGTAATCTACTCACTCGGACAGcctcttgaaaaattaaat CATTTTTTTGAAGGTGTTGAAGCTCGTGTGGCACAAGGTATACGAGAGGAGGAAGTAAGCTATCAGCTGGCTTTTAATAAACAAGAGCTTCGTAAAGTGATAAAGGAATATCCTGGCAAGGAAGTGAAGAAGGGCTTGGATAATCTCTACAAGAAGGTCGATAAACATCTctgtgaagaagaaaacttACTTCAG GTTGTGTGGCATTCCATGCAAGATGAGTTTATACGACAGTACAAGCACTTTGAAGGGCTGATAGCTCGCTGCTATCCTGGATCAGGAATTACTATGGAATTCACTATACAGGATATATTAGACTACTGCTCCAGTATTGCACAGTCTCATTAA